A stretch of the Planifilum fulgidum genome encodes the following:
- a CDS encoding class I SAM-dependent methyltransferase, giving the protein MNNDRNLLIYRRWAPFYDQVIGRWPGLNRARRRFLSIAGLRPGERALFVGVGTGLDLPLVPEDLEVVGVDLSPEMLERAKLMAKNRPSIRLLRMNAENLVFPEGSFDAVFLHLILSVVEHPRRALAEAVRVLRPGGRCLILDKFAPVHRRPSGIRRLLNRVVTRLGTDIERSWEPWAEGLPVVKEREEAALLGGSYRIICLRKREKKGK; this is encoded by the coding sequence ATGAACAACGACCGAAATCTTCTCATTTACCGGCGATGGGCTCCCTTCTACGATCAGGTGATCGGGCGGTGGCCGGGATTGAATCGGGCCCGCCGCCGTTTCCTTTCCATCGCCGGTCTCCGTCCCGGCGAGCGGGCGCTTTTTGTCGGCGTCGGGACCGGGTTGGATTTGCCCCTCGTGCCGGAGGATCTGGAAGTTGTGGGCGTGGATTTGTCCCCGGAAATGTTGGAACGGGCAAAGCTTATGGCGAAAAACCGCCCATCGATCCGCCTGCTCCGGATGAATGCGGAAAACCTGGTCTTTCCGGAGGGATCCTTCGACGCGGTGTTTCTCCACCTCATCCTCAGCGTGGTCGAACACCCCCGCCGGGCCCTTGCCGAAGCCGTCCGGGTTCTTCGCCCCGGCGGCCGGTGCCTCATCCTCGACAAATTTGCGCCCGTCCACCGGCGGCCTTCGGGGATTCGCCGGCTTTTGAACCGTGTGGTGACCCGGCTGGGAACCGATATTGAGCGGTCCTGGGAACCGTGGGCGGAGGGTCTTCCCGTGGTGAAGGAGCGGGAGGAGGCGGCTTTGCTCGGAGGGAGTTACCGGATCATCTGTCTGCGGAAAAGGGAGAAAAAGGGAAAGTGA
- a CDS encoding PQQ-dependent sugar dehydrogenase has translation MLLALLFSFMAACSSPGDKGTQPSPGEGKGEGGSPSVETVAEGLATPWEIEFAGEDIYITEREGSIVKVRGGKKERQPLSLSRPVVQEGEGGFLGMALAPDFEKTRRAYAYHTYREGNRLLNRVVLLEETDRGWREVRSLLEGIPGGAIHNGGRLRVGPDERLYITTGDAGDEESAQEPRSLGGKILRLKLDGTVPADNPFPGSPVYSWGHRNPQGLDWSDDGVLYASEHGPSGMPSGHDEINRIKPGKNYGWPEIIGDQGRKGMERPLFHSGSDTWAPSGLAVSGEKVYVACLRGEQVRVFDVKRRTSEVFLEGLGRVRDVAIRDGYLYLLTNNTDGRGDPRPGDDKLLRMKLKEG, from the coding sequence GTGCTGTTGGCTCTCTTGTTTTCTTTTATGGCGGCGTGCTCCTCTCCCGGGGACAAGGGGACGCAGCCAAGTCCGGGGGAGGGCAAGGGAGAAGGCGGTTCGCCTTCCGTCGAAACCGTGGCCGAAGGGTTGGCGACTCCCTGGGAGATCGAGTTTGCGGGCGAGGATATCTACATCACCGAAAGGGAAGGCAGTATCGTCAAGGTCCGCGGCGGCAAAAAGGAACGCCAGCCCCTTTCCCTTTCGCGTCCGGTGGTCCAGGAGGGGGAGGGCGGATTTTTGGGAATGGCTTTGGCCCCGGATTTCGAGAAAACCCGGCGGGCCTACGCCTATCACACCTACCGCGAGGGGAATCGCCTCCTCAACCGGGTGGTTCTGCTTGAGGAGACCGACCGGGGGTGGAGGGAAGTCCGTTCCCTTCTCGAAGGGATTCCCGGGGGTGCGATTCACAACGGCGGCCGCCTCCGGGTGGGGCCGGATGAACGCCTCTACATCACCACAGGCGATGCGGGAGACGAGGAGAGCGCCCAGGAGCCGCGCAGCCTCGGGGGGAAAATCCTGCGGCTCAAGCTGGACGGTACCGTTCCCGCGGACAACCCGTTCCCCGGCTCGCCGGTTTATTCCTGGGGACATCGCAATCCCCAGGGGCTGGATTGGTCCGATGACGGGGTGCTGTACGCTTCCGAGCACGGCCCGTCGGGGATGCCCTCGGGGCACGATGAGATCAACCGGATCAAGCCGGGAAAAAACTACGGCTGGCCGGAGATCATCGGGGATCAGGGACGGAAGGGGATGGAGCGCCCCCTGTTCCACTCCGGCTCCGATACCTGGGCCCCCTCCGGGCTGGCCGTTTCGGGGGAAAAGGTGTATGTGGCGTGCCTGCGGGGCGAACAGGTCCGGGTTTTCGATGTGAAGCGGCGGACGTCGGAGGTTTTTCTGGAAGGCCTGGGTCGGGTGCGCGACGTGGCGATCCGGGACGGATATCTGTATCTTCTGACCAACAACACCGACGGCCGCGGCGATCCGAGGCCGGGGGACGACAAACTGCTTCGGATGAAGCTGAAAGAGGGATGA
- a CDS encoding ArsR/SmtB family transcription factor: protein MSSSKRDDVCEVFCHDPEKVRRIKERLPETEPLVPVFKALADPTRLKIACALMEDGELCVCDVAHVLETTVASASHHLRLMKNLGLAKSRKEGKLVFYSLKDEHVRQILAIAMEHAMEHDAESRR from the coding sequence ATGTCCTCTTCAAAGCGGGACGATGTGTGCGAGGTTTTTTGTCATGACCCGGAGAAAGTGCGGCGGATCAAGGAGCGGCTTCCGGAAACGGAACCTTTGGTCCCCGTGTTCAAGGCGCTGGCGGATCCGACGCGCCTGAAAATCGCCTGTGCCTTGATGGAGGATGGGGAGCTGTGCGTCTGCGATGTGGCTCATGTCCTGGAGACCACCGTTGCGTCCGCTTCCCATCACCTCCGCCTGATGAAAAACCTGGGTCTGGCCAAAAGCAGGAAGGAAGGGAAACTGGTGTTTTATTCCCTGAAGGATGAACATGTCCGGCAAATTCTCGCCATCGCGATGGAGCACGCGATGGAGCACGACGCGGAAAGCAGGAGGTGA
- a CDS encoding EcsC family protein, translating to MEDTVESLKEELRRIEEWEEDQRDLWFWERLGRLPFALLDRMMPKAVHDRIGQLLDELGNYIQTGGQYLIDEAPVMRRLAETAGRPGAFLTPEKAADLPLACLNRASEEIKASHVRFARYQGAVTGLGGLFTLAADIPLLLGTSLKVIQEMALVYGYDPRIPSERAFAVYCLQFSSSDIVGKRAILSRLSSWETGERMRESVSLLEGWREVIMNYGDQWGWKKLFQMVPVAGAIFGAWINQSAVEEVAEAARMMYRKRRVLAKLEKMEGASRPEGPR from the coding sequence ATGGAGGATACCGTCGAGTCGCTGAAGGAGGAGCTGAGGCGCATCGAGGAATGGGAAGAGGACCAGCGGGATCTCTGGTTTTGGGAGAGGCTGGGCAGACTTCCCTTTGCGCTGCTGGACCGGATGATGCCGAAGGCCGTTCACGACCGGATCGGCCAATTGTTGGACGAGTTGGGAAATTACATACAGACCGGCGGACAGTACCTGATCGATGAGGCGCCGGTGATGCGGCGACTGGCGGAGACGGCGGGGCGTCCGGGGGCGTTTTTGACCCCGGAAAAGGCCGCCGATCTTCCCTTGGCCTGCTTGAACCGGGCATCCGAGGAGATCAAGGCTTCCCATGTGCGCTTTGCCCGGTACCAGGGGGCGGTCACCGGGCTGGGCGGCCTGTTCACCCTGGCGGCGGACATTCCGCTGCTGCTCGGCACCAGTCTCAAGGTGATCCAGGAGATGGCCCTGGTTTACGGGTATGATCCCCGGATTCCGTCGGAGCGCGCCTTTGCCGTCTATTGTCTCCAGTTTTCTTCCTCGGACATCGTCGGAAAACGGGCGATCCTAAGCCGCCTTTCCTCCTGGGAAACGGGGGAGAGGATGCGGGAATCGGTCTCCCTGCTGGAGGGGTGGCGGGAAGTGATCATGAACTACGGGGATCAATGGGGGTGGAAGAAGCTGTTCCAGATGGTTCCCGTGGCAGGGGCGATTTTCGGCGCCTGGATCAATCAGTCCGCGGTGGAGGAAGTGGCGGAGGCGGCCCGGATGATGTACCGGAAGCGAAGGGTGTTGGCCAAGCTGGAGAAAATGGAGGGGGCATCGCGGCCGGAAGGTCCTCGATGA
- the clpP gene encoding ATP-dependent Clp endopeptidase proteolytic subunit ClpP produces MNHVPIVVEQTGRFERSYDIYSRLLKDRIVFIGSTIDDVVANTVVAQLLFLAAGDSQKDIHLYINSPGGSITAGMAIYDTMQYIKPDVSTICLGLAASMGAFLLLAGAPGKRHALPNAEVMLHQPWGGAKGQASDIKIQSDRILRDRERISRIISERTGQPLEKVLQDTDRDFFLTAEEAKEYGIIDRVIHAGRT; encoded by the coding sequence ATGAACCACGTCCCGATCGTCGTCGAACAGACCGGACGCTTCGAACGCTCCTACGACATCTATTCCCGGTTGTTGAAGGACCGGATCGTCTTCATCGGCTCGACCATCGACGACGTCGTGGCCAACACCGTCGTCGCCCAACTCCTCTTCCTGGCCGCCGGGGACAGCCAAAAGGATATCCACCTTTACATCAACTCCCCGGGAGGATCCATCACCGCCGGCATGGCCATCTACGACACCATGCAATACATCAAGCCCGACGTCTCCACCATCTGCCTGGGCCTGGCCGCTTCGATGGGCGCCTTCCTGTTGCTCGCCGGAGCTCCCGGGAAACGGCACGCCCTTCCCAACGCGGAAGTGATGCTTCATCAGCCCTGGGGCGGCGCCAAGGGGCAGGCTTCGGACATCAAGATCCAGTCCGACCGCATCCTCAGGGACCGGGAGCGCATCTCCCGGATCATCTCCGAAAGGACCGGGCAGCCCCTGGAAAAGGTCCTGCAAGACACCGACCGGGACTTTTTCCTCACGGCGGAGGAAGCCAAAGAATACGGCATCATCGACCGGGTCATCCATGCCGGGAGGACCTGA
- a CDS encoding gamma-glutamylcyclotransferase family protein, whose protein sequence is MNLFVYGSLRAGRKYHHFLEGAPLVADRAWTRGLLYDTGLGYPAMIPGRGIVRGEVYRVDRDRLKRIDRLEDFYGPGDPRNTYERVVRTVFTPLGPLSCFLYLYVDKDRLRAHGRRIRNGVWNE, encoded by the coding sequence TGTTTACGGGAGTTTGCGCGCCGGGCGAAAATATCATCACTTTCTCGAAGGAGCGCCGCTCGTGGCGGATCGGGCGTGGACACGGGGGCTGCTCTACGATACGGGACTGGGCTATCCCGCCATGATTCCGGGCAGGGGGATCGTCCGTGGCGAAGTTTATCGCGTTGACCGGGATCGGCTGAAGCGCATCGACCGTTTGGAGGATTTTTACGGGCCGGGCGATCCGCGGAACACGTACGAGCGCGTGGTGCGGACCGTCTTTACTCCCCTCGGCCCTCTTTCCTGTTTTCTTTACCTCTACGTCGACAAAGACCGGTTGCGGGCGCACGGGAGGAGGATACGAAACGGGGTCTGGAATGAATGA
- a CDS encoding tetratricopeptide repeat protein, with product MKAKVPLFDSLGRPIWFDREEFRNHVIPENLKAEWDNPQELYEFVVQIFRDGFIEEAEKGADRLLELYRRDEGTLVLKAAVLLRKGDDVGAEKLLLECIEKYPKRGVAHTFLARVYSRRGDREGALSALRQGLSLEPNQEMALRWLVELYQEKKEDPVPALEPFAEIAGAFWPQLELGRLHLEKDQIPEALRWFEAAVEVTRGMRGEKEPPSYEEEVAVMTSTAKMRQRGLRDEVIDFCRKFWVPTFATPFAGLDYVQALEEAGRVQDGIDVLKAMLPYLLPEYRSFVDQRLHHLESKSLVRRR from the coding sequence GTGAAAGCGAAGGTTCCATTGTTTGACAGTCTTGGGCGGCCCATCTGGTTTGACCGGGAAGAGTTTCGAAATCATGTGATTCCGGAAAATCTGAAAGCCGAATGGGACAACCCCCAGGAGCTCTACGAATTTGTGGTTCAAATTTTTCGGGACGGTTTTATCGAAGAGGCGGAAAAAGGGGCGGACCGTCTGCTGGAACTGTATCGGCGCGACGAGGGGACCCTTGTGTTGAAGGCGGCGGTGCTCCTTCGCAAGGGGGATGACGTCGGGGCGGAAAAACTGTTGTTGGAATGTATCGAAAAGTACCCCAAGCGGGGAGTCGCCCACACGTTTCTCGCCCGGGTGTATTCCCGCCGCGGCGACCGGGAGGGGGCCCTTTCCGCGCTGAGGCAGGGACTCAGCCTGGAGCCCAATCAGGAGATGGCCTTGCGCTGGTTGGTGGAGCTGTATCAGGAAAAGAAGGAGGATCCGGTGCCCGCGCTTGAGCCCTTTGCGGAGATTGCGGGGGCCTTTTGGCCGCAATTGGAGCTGGGACGGCTTCATTTGGAGAAGGACCAAATCCCGGAAGCCCTCCGGTGGTTTGAAGCGGCGGTGGAAGTCACCCGCGGCATGCGAGGGGAGAAGGAGCCCCCGAGTTACGAGGAAGAAGTGGCGGTGATGACGTCGACCGCCAAAATGCGCCAGCGGGGATTGCGCGATGAAGTGATCGATTTCTGCCGGAAGTTCTGGGTGCCCACCTTCGCCACTCCCTTTGCCGGGCTGGACTACGTGCAAGCCCTGGAAGAGGCGGGCCGGGTGCAGGACGGGATCGACGTGTTGAAAGCGATGCTTCCTTATCTCCTCCCGGAATACCGCTCCTTTGTCGACCAACGGCTGCATCATCTCGAAAGCAAATCCCTGGTCCGGCGGCGTTGA
- a CDS encoding heavy metal translocating P-type ATPase: MTELSQQEKYIYRLSGLTUADCAAQFEQKVKQVPGVVDARVNFGASKITIVGKRLSPAEINRLGAFDDIRVVREDEERNAHFWLGNRQVRLTALSLGFLLLALLSQGLDAPSPLTIGLFLLATAVGGWETARKGFPGLLKLRFDMNTLMTVAVAGAVAIGYWEEAAVVAFLFGVSETLQAYTVDRARRSLKSLTEWAPREAVVLRGGKERVLPVEEVAIGDIMRVKPGEKLAMDGVVVAGRSTVNRAAITGESVPVPVEPGGEVFAGSINGEGALEVRVTKRAEDTTLARIIALVEEAQEQRAPTQAFVDRFAKYYTPAIILLAFGMALIPPLVFRASWLSSVYDALALLIVACPCALVVSTPVAVVSAIGNAAHRGVLIKGGLHLENLGSLKAIAFDKTGTLTRGQPVVAEIIPCGEVSELEALAIAAAMESRSEHPLARAIVERAREKNAPSKEAREFEAIPGLGARAVVDGKTYWIGSPRLFEEMGAPMEGIRPVLENQQRRGRTAVLLGDSREVAALFALADAVRDSAKQAISQLKRMGMEKTVMLTGDHAATARAVAGAVGVDEYRAELLPEGKVEAVKELENAYRRIGMVGDGINDAPALAVATTGIAMGGAGTDAALETADIVLMADDLSKLPFTVRLSRAALRIIKQNIAFSLITKFAAVYLVFPGWLTLWLAIFADMGATLLVTLNSLRLMRIRP, from the coding sequence GTGACGGAGTTGTCGCAACAGGAGAAGTACATCTACAGGTTGAGCGGACTTACCTGAGCGGATTGCGCTGCTCAGTTTGAGCAGAAGGTGAAGCAAGTCCCCGGGGTGGTGGATGCCCGGGTCAACTTCGGCGCCTCCAAAATCACCATTGTCGGGAAAAGGCTCTCTCCCGCCGAGATCAACCGGCTGGGCGCCTTTGACGACATCCGGGTGGTTCGGGAAGACGAGGAGCGGAATGCCCATTTCTGGCTCGGAAACCGGCAGGTTCGGCTGACCGCCCTTTCTTTGGGATTTTTGCTGCTGGCCCTCCTGTCGCAAGGGCTTGACGCCCCGTCTCCCCTGACGATCGGGCTGTTCCTCCTGGCGACGGCGGTCGGCGGGTGGGAAACGGCCCGGAAGGGATTTCCCGGTCTTCTCAAGCTCCGGTTTGACATGAACACCCTGATGACCGTCGCCGTCGCCGGCGCGGTGGCCATCGGCTACTGGGAGGAAGCGGCGGTGGTCGCTTTTCTGTTCGGCGTCAGCGAAACCCTGCAGGCTTATACCGTCGACAGGGCCCGTCGTTCGCTGAAATCCCTGACGGAGTGGGCCCCCAGGGAAGCCGTTGTCCTCCGGGGCGGAAAGGAACGGGTTCTGCCCGTCGAAGAGGTGGCGATCGGGGACATCATGCGGGTGAAACCCGGAGAAAAGCTGGCCATGGACGGGGTGGTGGTTGCCGGCCGTTCCACCGTCAACCGGGCCGCGATCACGGGGGAGTCCGTCCCGGTTCCCGTGGAGCCGGGCGGCGAAGTCTTTGCCGGTTCGATCAACGGGGAGGGCGCTTTGGAAGTCCGGGTCACCAAGCGGGCGGAGGATACCACCCTGGCCCGGATCATCGCGCTGGTGGAGGAGGCCCAGGAGCAGCGGGCCCCGACCCAGGCCTTCGTGGACCGGTTCGCCAAGTACTACACGCCGGCGATCATCCTGTTGGCCTTCGGCATGGCGCTGATCCCGCCCCTTGTCTTTCGCGCATCCTGGCTTTCCTCCGTCTACGACGCCCTCGCCCTGCTGATCGTCGCCTGCCCCTGCGCCCTGGTGGTCTCCACGCCGGTGGCCGTTGTTTCCGCCATCGGAAATGCGGCCCACCGCGGAGTGCTGATCAAAGGGGGGCTGCACCTGGAAAACCTGGGTTCCCTGAAGGCCATCGCCTTCGACAAAACCGGGACCTTGACCCGGGGACAGCCCGTCGTCGCGGAGATCATCCCCTGCGGAGAGGTTTCCGAGCTGGAGGCCCTGGCCATCGCCGCGGCGATGGAGTCCCGCTCGGAGCACCCCCTGGCCCGGGCGATCGTGGAGCGCGCCCGGGAGAAAAACGCTCCTTCCAAGGAAGCCCGCGAATTTGAAGCCATCCCGGGCCTCGGGGCCCGGGCCGTGGTGGACGGGAAAACCTATTGGATCGGCAGTCCGCGGCTGTTTGAAGAGATGGGGGCGCCGATGGAAGGGATCCGGCCGGTCCTGGAGAATCAGCAGAGGCGGGGGAGAACCGCCGTCCTGCTGGGCGATTCAAGGGAAGTGGCCGCCCTTTTCGCCCTGGCGGACGCCGTCCGGGATTCCGCCAAACAGGCGATTTCCCAATTGAAACGGATGGGCATGGAAAAAACGGTGATGCTGACCGGGGACCACGCGGCCACGGCCCGGGCGGTGGCCGGGGCCGTAGGCGTCGACGAATACCGGGCCGAACTGTTGCCGGAGGGCAAGGTGGAAGCGGTCAAAGAATTGGAGAACGCCTACCGCCGCATCGGGATGGTGGGGGACGGCATCAACGACGCTCCCGCCCTGGCGGTGGCCACCACCGGAATCGCCATGGGCGGGGCCGGCACCGACGCCGCCCTGGAGACGGCCGACATCGTGCTGATGGCCGACGACCTTTCCAAGTTGCCCTTCACGGTGCGCCTGAGCCGCGCCGCCCTCCGAATCATCAAACAGAACATCGCCTTTTCCCTCATCACCAAATTTGCCGCGGTTTACCTGGTGTTTCCGGGATGGCTGACCCTGTGGCTGGCGATCTTCGCCGACATGGGGGCGACGCTGCTGGTAACGCTGAACAGCCTGCGCTTGATGCGGATTCGTCCCTGA
- a CDS encoding helix-turn-helix domain-containing protein, whose protein sequence is MNHELPETHVVRSPEQAAALLNPLRAEILAIVREPASAAEVARKIGDTPQRINYHLKSLEKVGLVRRVGTRQVRNLVEVLYQAIAKSFLLSEAVGLNPETSERIKEQGALAHLITLSDRIRRDALLLMERSEENKGQIPSASLQMKVHLDSEERRRAFLRDYAAMLEELVNRYGAAGEGDENAFRVTAVIYPEIPKGGTPE, encoded by the coding sequence ATGAATCACGAACTTCCGGAAACCCATGTCGTACGATCCCCCGAACAGGCCGCCGCACTTTTGAACCCCCTCCGCGCCGAAATATTGGCCATCGTAAGGGAACCCGCCTCCGCCGCGGAAGTGGCGCGAAAGATCGGCGATACGCCCCAGCGCATCAACTACCACCTGAAATCGCTGGAAAAGGTCGGCCTCGTCCGCCGCGTGGGAACGCGGCAGGTGCGCAACCTGGTGGAAGTCCTGTACCAGGCGATCGCCAAATCCTTTCTCCTGTCGGAGGCCGTGGGGCTGAATCCCGAAACTTCGGAACGGATCAAGGAACAGGGAGCCCTCGCCCATCTGATCACCCTGTCGGATCGGATCCGGCGGGACGCGCTCCTTTTGATGGAACGATCGGAGGAGAACAAGGGGCAAATCCCCAGCGCCTCCCTGCAGATGAAGGTGCACCTGGATTCCGAAGAGCGGCGCCGCGCGTTCCTGCGGGACTACGCCGCCATGCTGGAGGAATTGGTCAACCGATACGGAGCCGCCGGGGAAGGCGATGAAAACGCCTTCCGGGTGACGGCGGTCATCTATCCCGAAATCCCCAAAGGAGGAACACCGGAATGA